A single window of Entomoplasma ellychniae DNA harbors:
- a CDS encoding relaxase MobL produces the protein MNRKQNNIFKVIRFYDPNNSKQRLTNYYRGKKGSKNITYIDYITRKQACILKALPEKALQENRELNEFMLESRSEWRQKWLNKGVSEEFLKASENIFDDEKYSKYGWNFKTKLFNSLNEAGHFQNSDFIARESTIFNLTQETEQEMLKELLEIDRERSRRQKSIEEYKKVQWGTGLYTNQAHFKTKGSYIFGELSKQEVQNLKNEFLNMRNNNDRLMWDTVLSFDTEFAEDNNILVPEVIGKLISKNIDQLFIENNLDPKRMSWGFSMHGNTSNPHAHLFFYENEPNRNGEWKFKGNLNQESMKYFYQRIELNAQTNELSYQKMRVLELETKALISEEISGQFFLSKHQQFLIHKQIKKIDELSLKIKDLELNFRKRYLSEQLTVKEKQNHNKNIKSMKNNLINNINLIHESHSKNKLKQFFERRTNLTEIEKQIAKKVDSNMLFLNKINTWEKLKCSMVKTQKLLNHEHISWFETMKTYRTKKGSTLSFNTLNDEGKIEAISYVENIIKQSKNGTLMLQNIQSKVDDISHELTKVLLKKIDDNDTKTIQTLKTIDALDKLNLKINSQSLYNNLSENNLTKEQKETLIFNEVKNSLMNGENGYYSKHVNVLFNEIYNQNFQLGIKKEFKENKFLTQNVSKISNSISDAFKLGSRQAAYEFENEMKRLKMKAENEIEKYERERIRI, from the coding sequence ATGAATAGAAAACAAAATAACATTTTCAAAGTAATAAGATTTTATGATCCCAACAACTCAAAACAAAGATTGACAAACTATTATCGCGGCAAAAAAGGTTCTAAAAATATTACTTATATCGATTACATAACAAGAAAACAAGCATGTATTTTAAAAGCACTTCCTGAAAAAGCTTTGCAAGAAAATAGAGAGTTAAATGAATTCATGTTAGAAAGCAGGAGTGAGTGAAGACAGAAATGATTAAACAAAGGAGTGAGTGAAGAATTTTTAAAAGCTAGTGAAAATATATTTGATGATGAAAAGTATTCAAAGTATGGTTGAAACTTTAAAACAAAATTATTTAATTCATTAAATGAAGCAGGCCATTTTCAAAATTCTGATTTTATAGCTAGAGAATCTACAATCTTTAATTTAACACAAGAAACTGAACAAGAAATGTTAAAAGAACTTTTGGAAATAGATAGAGAACGCTCAAGAAGACAAAAGAGTATTGAAGAATATAAAAAAGTGCAATGAGGAACTGGACTTTATACTAATCAGGCACATTTCAAAACTAAAGGTAGTTATATTTTTGGTGAGTTGTCAAAACAAGAAGTTCAAAATTTAAAAAATGAATTTTTAAATATGAGGAATAACAATGATAGGTTAATGTGAGATACTGTTTTATCTTTTGATACAGAATTTGCTGAAGATAACAATATTTTGGTTCCTGAAGTAATTGGAAAACTCATAAGTAAAAATATTGATCAATTATTTATTGAAAACAATTTAGACCCTAAAAGAATGAGTTGGGGATTTTCTATGCATGGAAATACATCTAATCCACACGCTCATTTATTTTTTTATGAAAATGAACCTAACAGAAATGGTGAATGAAAATTCAAGGGAAATTTAAACCAAGAATCTATGAAGTATTTTTATCAAAGAATTGAATTAAATGCTCAAACTAATGAACTAAGTTACCAAAAAATGAGAGTTTTAGAATTAGAAACCAAAGCCTTAATTTCTGAAGAAATAAGTGGACAATTCTTTTTATCTAAACATCAACAATTCTTGATTCATAAACAAATTAAAAAAATAGATGAATTAAGTTTAAAAATTAAAGATTTAGAACTTAATTTTAGAAAAAGATATTTATCTGAACAGCTAACTGTTAAAGAAAAACAAAATCATAATAAAAATATAAAATCAATGAAAAATAATTTAATTAATAACATAAATTTAATTCATGAAAGCCATTCTAAAAATAAACTAAAACAATTTTTTGAAAGAAGAACTAATTTAACAGAAATTGAAAAGCAAATCGCAAAAAAGGTAGATTCCAATATGTTGTTTCTCAATAAAATTAACACTTGAGAAAAACTTAAATGTTCAATGGTAAAAACCCAAAAATTATTAAATCATGAACACATAAGTTGATTTGAAACAATGAAAACTTATAGAACTAAAAAGGGCTCAACATTAAGTTTTAACACATTAAATGATGAAGGAAAGATCGAAGCTATATCATATGTTGAAAATATAATAAAGCAGTCTAAAAATGGTACGTTAATGCTTCAAAACATCCAAAGTAAAGTTGATGATATTTCGCATGAACTAACAAAAGTTCTTCTAAAGAAAATTGATGATAATGATACCAAAACCATTCAAACATTAAAAACAATAGATGCTCTCGATAAATTAAATTTAAAAATAAATTCACAAAGTTTATATAATAATTTATCTGAAAATAATTTAACAAAAGAACAAAAAGAAACTTTAATTTTTAATGAAGTGAAAAACTCACTAATGAATGGCGAAAATGGTTATTATTCAAAACATGTTAATGTGTTATTTAATGAAATTTATAATCAAAATTTTCAACTAGGAATCAAAAAGGAATTCAAAGAAAATAAATTTTTGACTCAAAACGTCTCTAAAATATCTAATTCGATTAGCGATGCTTTTAAACTGGGTTCTAGACAAGCAGCATATGAATTTGAAAATGAAATGAAAAGACTGAAAATGAAAGCTGAAAATGAAATTGAAAAATATGAAAGAGAAAGGATTAGGATATAA